GACTTTGGCCTTTGGCCCGATGAAGCCTGTGGGTTTAACCGATCCACGCACGTGCATGCGCCCTTATGCCGTGGTGCAGTTACGCCAAGATGATTTACATGCCAGCCTTTATAATATGGTGGGGTTTCAAACTCGGATGAAATACCCCGAACAGATGCGGGTCTTTCGAAAGGTGCCAGGTCTTGAAAATGCCCAATTTGTAAGATTGGGCAGTATGCATCGCAATACTTATATTAATTCTCCCCAATTATTAAACCCCTATCTTGAGTTAAAAAATCACCCTGGCATTTATTTTGCTGGGCAAATTTGTGGAGTGGAAGGGTATGTGGAGAGTGCGGCCATGGGGTTGTATGTGGGGCAAGTGTTAGGGGCAAGGCTGCAAAATAGAGATCCAGATTTTTTGTCAACCCGCACCGGGCTGGGGGCTTTGGTGAGGCATATTACTGAGGCTAGTTCCCGTGGCTTTCAACCCATGAATGTTAATTTTGGGCTCTTTGAAATAGCAGAAGCAGAGCGCAAGAAAATTAGCCGTAAGGAACTTGTAGAAGGGAGTTTAAAGATGGTATCCTCTTGGCAACAACAATTATGGAATCTTTAACCGACATTCTGCATCAGTTTCTCGATTATTTAAAAAAAGAAAAACAATATTCCCTTCACACCGTGATGGCCTATCAACGAGATTTGCAGGCCCTTATTAAATTTTTAAAAAAACAATTTGCCTCTCTGCAACAATGGAAAGAAGTCGATACCTATCATTTGCGTTCTTATCTAGCCGCTGCCTTTCATAACACCCAAGCGGCCACTCGAAACCGCCGTTTGTCGACCCTGCGGTCTTTTTGGAAATTTTTAAAAAAGTTAAAGATTGTCGAAAAAAATGTGGCGAGTTCATTGCGGGGGGTAAAGCAAATGCAAAAATTGCCCCAATTTTTAGATGTCGAAGAGAGTCAGCTTTTAATGGAAGCGCCCCAAGCCAAAGATTTTAACGGCTCTCGAGATAAAGCAATGCTTGAGCTTTTATATGGATGCGGCCTTCGTATTGGGGAATTATGTAATTTAAGGTCCCGCAATATTGATTTTGCCACTAAA
The genomic region above belongs to Deltaproteobacteria bacterium and contains:
- a CDS encoding tyrosine recombinase XerC, translating into MESLTDILHQFLDYLKKEKQYSLHTVMAYQRDLQALIKFLKKQFASLQQWKEVDTYHLRSYLAAAFHNTQAATRNRRLSTLRSFWKFLKKLKIVEKNVASSLRGVKQMQKLPQFLDVEESQLLMEAPQAKDFNGSRDKAMLELLYGCGLRIGELCNLRSRNIDFATKMITLKGKGNRERMVPMGDYVASALTQYRSWRERKNKLGGEDFIFLGSRGKPLSVRYARKLVGKYALLAGLGRRLSPHTLRHTFATHLLREGADLRGIQELLGHQSLSTTQKYTHVSLDKLMEVYDKAHPKA